The following proteins come from a genomic window of Methanosarcinales archaeon:
- a CDS encoding NADH-quinone oxidoreductase subunit D produces the protein MTHKATQITSPPKPSEILLHLGPQHPLQPGPFLLDLKIEGETIKEAELKIGYIHKGMEKVFEDRTYIQILPLADRICYLASNSNNDVYCRGVEDLLGIEPTERAKYLRVITNELCRIQSHLLGTGEYTTDVGFLTMFIYMVREREGVVSLLEAITGSRLNHNYARFGGVANDLPPGYKEMALKTLGELKKRIKSHDDMLSSDSIYLTRTKGIGVLTAKQAKELGVAGPPLRASGVEYDLRRMEPYLVYDDLDFKVITQNDGDVFSRVKVRLLEILESIYIIEQCLDKIPSGPYKQDVMPYITRPKPGEVYSRIEDPRGEMGMYIISDGSDKPYRFRIRGPAFATAQALPPLLVGTYVADVAAIAASMDSCTSEVDR, from the coding sequence ATGACGCATAAAGCAACTCAAATTACGTCTCCACCCAAACCATCTGAAATACTCCTGCATCTTGGACCACAACATCCACTGCAACCAGGTCCTTTTTTGCTTGATTTGAAGATAGAGGGTGAGACCATCAAGGAAGCAGAACTCAAGATCGGTTATATCCACAAAGGTATGGAAAAGGTGTTTGAAGACCGTACATATATTCAGATACTTCCTCTGGCCGATAGGATATGTTATCTTGCCTCTAATTCTAACAACGATGTCTATTGCCGGGGTGTTGAAGATCTATTGGGAATAGAACCAACAGAACGTGCAAAATATCTCAGGGTAATAACGAATGAACTTTGCAGAATACAGAGTCATCTATTAGGAACAGGTGAATATACCACTGATGTAGGCTTTTTGACCATGTTCATCTATATGGTGAGGGAGCGAGAAGGAGTAGTATCCCTGCTGGAAGCTATTACAGGCTCGAGATTAAACCATAATTATGCAAGGTTCGGCGGGGTCGCGAACGACCTTCCACCAGGCTATAAAGAAATGGCCTTAAAAACCCTTGGCGAACTGAAAAAGCGTATTAAATCCCATGATGACATGTTGTCCAGTGATTCAATCTACCTCACAAGGACTAAGGGTATAGGTGTATTAACTGCCAAACAAGCAAAAGAACTTGGAGTTGCAGGACCACCTTTAAGAGCTTCAGGGGTTGAGTATGATTTGAGGAGGATGGAGCCATACCTCGTATATGATGACCTTGACTTTAAAGTAATTACCCAGAATGATGGCGATGTATTTTCACGGGTCAAAGTACGACTACTGGAGATTCTTGAGAGCATCTATATTATTGAGCAATGTCTGGATAAGATACCTTCCGGTCCTTATAAGCAGGATGTAATGCCTTATATCACAAGGCCAAAACCAGGAGAGGTATATAGCCGTATTGAAGATCCGAGGGGAGAGATGGGGATGTATATTATTTCTGACGGTTCTGATAAACCATATCGATTCAGGATCCGGGGTCCTGCTTTTGCTACTGCGCAAGCGCTTCCACCATTATTGGTTGGAACATACGTGGCAGATGTAGCAGCTATTGCAGCGAGTATGGATTCATGTACAAGTGAGGTAGATAGGTAG
- a CDS encoding NADH-quinone oxidoreductase subunit C produces MIDKTIMIELSNNFPNAVSDVDVPSPNRAIARIDSSKVKEIMQFLLNKGFDHLSCISGVDYPPDKMEVVYHITSYSGPLVITLKASIPRDDPNIDSLFDIYWNSNWYERETYELYGIKFNDCPYLKVLLLTEEMEGEWPLRKDYAGYPNPT; encoded by the coding sequence ATAATCGACAAAACCATTATGATTGAACTATCTAACAATTTCCCGAATGCAGTTTCCGATGTGGATGTCCCCTCCCCTAACAGGGCGATAGCCAGAATCGATTCAAGCAAGGTAAAAGAAATTATGCAATTTTTATTAAACAAAGGTTTTGACCATCTTTCTTGTATATCAGGTGTGGATTATCCCCCTGATAAGATGGAAGTGGTATATCATATCACATCATACTCTGGACCTTTAGTCATAACATTAAAAGCTTCAATACCCAGGGATGATCCGAACATTGATTCACTTTTTGATATCTACTGGAATTCAAATTGGTATGAAAGGGAAACTTACGAACTTTATGGGATCAAATTTAATGATTGTCCTTATTTAAAGGTCCTATTGCTAACAGAAGAAATGGAAGGAGAATGGCCATTGCGTAAAGACTACGCAGGATATCCCAATCCAACATAG
- the nuoB gene encoding NADH-quinone oxidoreductase subunit NuoB, with the protein MEEGGFAMGEIEMELPPNVALTTTSAIHDFIKGSPLQKLVNWGRKNSLWFMTHPMGCCGIEQICVGVAHYDTDRFGIIPRASPRQADVMMISGYVTKKYLPALKRVWDQMVEPKWILMMGECAISGGPWWESYSTVINMDEIFPVDIYIPGCPPRPEALLEGFIELQKKIVAQQDRTVIPNPADEEV; encoded by the coding sequence ATGGAAGAAGGGGGTTTTGCAATGGGTGAAATAGAGATGGAACTTCCACCAAATGTGGCCTTAACTACCACCAGTGCCATACATGATTTCATAAAAGGTTCACCACTACAGAAACTGGTTAACTGGGGCCGTAAGAATTCTTTATGGTTTATGACACATCCGATGGGTTGCTGCGGAATTGAGCAGATATGCGTGGGTGTGGCACACTATGATACTGACCGGTTCGGTATCATCCCGCGGGCTTCTCCAAGACAGGCTGATGTAATGATGATCAGCGGTTATGTTACCAAGAAATATCTACCTGCTCTGAAAAGAGTCTGGGACCAGATGGTAGAACCTAAGTGGATATTGATGATGGGTGAATGTGCAATATCTGGCGGTCCATGGTGGGAATCATATAGTACTGTTATCAATATGGATGAAATATTCCCTGTGGATATCTACATTCCTGGATGCCCGCCAAGACCTGAAGCTCTTCTTGAGGGTTTCATTGAACTCCAGAAGAAAATTGTAGCACAACAAGACAGGACTGTAATTCCAAATCCAGCTGATGAAGAGGTGTAA
- a CDS encoding NADH-quinone oxidoreductase subunit A produces the protein MTEIIPIIDNFIPVAIFLVFGLVIPLAIMFIVKQLSPRSNSLTKYTTYESGSVPTGSANIMFNVEYYALAILFVLFDVEVLFLYPWVTVYVNDAVNIPSFSTGLALVEMFLFLFVVFLGYVYAWKKGVLQWVK, from the coding sequence ATGACGGAGATAATTCCAATTATTGATAATTTTATACCAGTAGCTATCTTTCTGGTATTTGGATTAGTAATACCCTTGGCAATAATGTTTATAGTTAAGCAATTGTCGCCAAGAAGCAATTCACTGACCAAGTACACGACCTACGAAAGTGGTTCAGTACCTACAGGTAGTGCAAACATAATGTTCAATGTTGAATATTATGCATTAGCAATTCTTTTTGTGCTGTTCGATGTTGAGGTTTTATTCTTATACCCTTGGGTTACAGTCTATGTTAATGATGCTGTAAATATTCCCTCATTCAGTACAGGACTTGCTTTGGTCGAGATGTTCCTGTTCTTATTCGTTGTGTTTCTGGGATATGTATATGCATGGAAGAAGGGGGTTTTGCAATGGGTGAAATAG